In Sphingomonas sp. SUN019, one genomic interval encodes:
- a CDS encoding tetratricopeptide repeat protein, giving the protein MKNVKDLIRSGDYDAALAVVEPELTGPSRKVALTHKMRILMRSDRPNAGDTIRELLAEGEPTAEAHANLAAVMMMHRKYNEAVEEGRRALSIDPAAVAARKRVISTLQRLRRDPEALEVVNAGIAQHPDDDSFVELRTQIEAKLAPAAASETPIAETAPEPEPQPDLPKRKKKKFMRSFGKR; this is encoded by the coding sequence ATGAAGAACGTCAAGGATCTGATCCGCAGCGGAGACTATGACGCCGCGTTGGCGGTGGTGGAGCCGGAACTGACCGGTCCGTCGCGGAAAGTCGCGCTGACTCACAAGATGCGCATCCTGATGCGTTCCGACCGGCCCAACGCGGGCGACACCATCCGCGAACTGCTGGCCGAGGGTGAGCCGACCGCGGAGGCGCATGCGAACCTGGCCGCGGTGATGATGATGCATCGGAAATACAACGAGGCCGTGGAGGAAGGCCGCCGCGCGCTGTCGATCGATCCGGCCGCGGTCGCTGCGCGCAAGCGGGTGATCTCGACGCTGCAGCGCCTGCGCCGCGATCCGGAGGCGTTGGAGGTCGTCAACGCGGGGATCGCGCAGCATCCCGACGATGACAGCTTCGTCGAGCTTCGCACGCAGATCGAAGCGAAACTCGCCCCTGCCGCCGCGTCCGAAACGCCGATCGCGGAGACTGCGCCGGAACCCGAACCTCAGCCCGATCTGCCGAAACGCAAGAAAAAGAAGTTCATGCGCTCGTTCGGCAAACGCTGA
- the hutU gene encoding urocanate hydratase: MTRLDNSRHIVAPTGPIRSAKSWQTEAALRMLMNNLDPAVAENPAELVVYGGIGRAARDWDSFDRIVETLRRLEDDETLLVQSGKPVGVFRTHKDAPRVLIANSNLVPKWATWEHFHELDAKGLAMYGQMTAGSWIYIGTQGIVQGTYETFVEMGRQHYGGDLSGRWILTGGLGGMGGAQPLAAVMAGASCLAIECQPSRIEMRLATGYLDRQAETLDEALALLTGANAPVSVGLVGNAAEIFPELVRRGVRPDAVTDQTSAHDPLNGYLPVGWTLDRWARERESDPAAVERAAKQSMAIHVRAMLDFQKMGVPTFDYGNNIRQVAFDEGVADAFAFPGFVPAYIRPLFCRGVGPFRWAALSGDPEDIARTDAKVKELLPDDAHLHRWLDMAAERIRFQGLPARICWVGLGDRHRLGLAFNEMVASGELKAPIVIGRDHLDSGSVASPNRETEAMADGSDAVSDWPLLNALLNTASGATWVSLHHGGGVGMGYSQHSGMVIVADGTPDAARRLERVLWNDPATGVMRHADAGYDIARDCARQKGLDLPSLA, translated from the coding sequence ATGACCCGCCTCGACAACAGCCGCCATATCGTCGCGCCGACCGGTCCGATCCGCAGCGCAAAGAGCTGGCAGACCGAGGCGGCGCTGCGGATGCTGATGAACAACCTAGACCCCGCGGTCGCCGAAAACCCCGCCGAACTGGTCGTCTATGGCGGCATCGGCCGCGCCGCGCGCGACTGGGACAGTTTCGACCGGATCGTCGAGACGCTGCGGCGGCTGGAGGATGACGAAACCCTGCTGGTCCAGTCGGGCAAGCCGGTCGGCGTGTTCCGCACGCACAAGGATGCGCCGCGCGTGCTGATCGCCAATTCCAACCTCGTGCCGAAATGGGCGACGTGGGAGCATTTCCACGAGCTCGACGCGAAGGGTCTGGCGATGTACGGCCAGATGACCGCGGGATCATGGATCTACATCGGCACGCAGGGCATCGTGCAGGGCACGTACGAGACATTCGTCGAGATGGGCCGCCAGCATTACGGCGGCGACCTGTCGGGGCGCTGGATCCTGACCGGCGGGCTGGGCGGGATGGGTGGCGCGCAGCCGCTGGCGGCGGTGATGGCGGGCGCGTCGTGCCTGGCGATCGAATGCCAGCCGAGCCGGATCGAAATGCGGCTGGCGACCGGCTATCTCGATCGGCAGGCGGAGACGCTGGACGAGGCGCTGGCGCTGTTGACGGGGGCGAACGCGCCGGTTTCGGTCGGGCTGGTCGGCAATGCGGCGGAGATTTTTCCCGAACTCGTCCGGCGCGGCGTTCGTCCTGATGCGGTAACCGACCAGACTTCGGCGCATGATCCGCTCAACGGCTATCTGCCGGTCGGCTGGACGCTCGATCGCTGGGCGCGCGAGCGCGAGAGCGACCCCGCCGCGGTCGAACGTGCGGCCAAGCAATCGATGGCGATTCACGTTCGCGCGATGCTCGATTTTCAGAAGATGGGCGTGCCGACGTTCGATTACGGCAACAACATCCGGCAGGTCGCGTTCGACGAAGGCGTCGCCGACGCCTTTGCCTTCCCCGGCTTCGTCCCGGCCTATATCCGTCCCTTGTTCTGTCGCGGCGTCGGGCCGTTCCGCTGGGCCGCGCTGTCGGGCGATCCGGAGGACATCGCGCGCACCGATGCGAAGGTGAAGGAACTGCTTCCCGACGACGCGCACCTTCACCGCTGGCTCGACATGGCGGCGGAGCGCATCCGCTTTCAGGGCCTGCCCGCGCGTATCTGCTGGGTTGGTCTCGGCGATCGCCACCGGCTCGGCCTGGCGTTCAACGAGATGGTTGCGAGCGGCGAGTTGAAGGCCCCGATCGTGATCGGCCGCGACCACCTCGATTCGGGATCGGTCGCCAGCCCCAATCGGGAGACTGAGGCGATGGCCGACGGATCGGACGCGGTCAGCGACTGGCCGCTGCTCAACGCCCTGCTCAACACCGCGTCAGGCGCGACCTGGGTGTCGCTGCACCACGGCGGCGGAGTCGGCATGGGCTATTCGCAGCATTCCGGCATGGTCATCGTCGCCGACGGCACCCCCGATGCCGCACGCCGGCTGGAACGCGTCTTGTGGAACGACCCTGCGACGGGCGTCATGCGCCACGCCGATGCGGGTTACGATATCGCCCGCGACTGCGCGCGCCAGAAGGGTCTCGACCTGCCGAGCCTCGCCTGA
- the hutG gene encoding N-formylglutamate deformylase produces MSWLHVARADTPLILAFPHGGTYLPESDFRSDWIARRDTDWHIAALYDGLVEATTIRTDISRSIIDVNRDPSGASLYPGQATTELCPTTTFDGDPLYSDGAGPDIATRRERWFDPYHAALAAEVARLRKLYDRVVVYDCHSIRSRIPRLFDGELPELNIGTNGGATCDPALTEAVAKAASARSHVVDGRFRGGWTTRHYGRPLEGIHAIQLEIAIRAYLDEPPEITPENWPPRYDPDRAAPLRRDLARILNAALNFAKGPT; encoded by the coding sequence GTGAGCTGGCTCCACGTCGCGCGCGCCGATACGCCGCTGATCCTGGCGTTTCCGCACGGCGGGACGTATTTGCCCGAGAGCGATTTCCGATCGGACTGGATCGCGCGGCGCGACACCGACTGGCACATCGCCGCGCTGTACGATGGGCTGGTTGAGGCGACCACGATCCGCACCGACATTTCGCGCAGCATCATCGACGTGAACCGCGATCCGTCGGGAGCGTCGCTCTATCCAGGGCAGGCGACGACCGAATTGTGCCCGACGACCACCTTCGACGGCGATCCGCTTTACAGCGATGGTGCTGGCCCGGACATCGCCACGCGGCGGGAACGCTGGTTCGACCCCTATCACGCCGCGCTCGCCGCAGAGGTCGCGCGGCTCCGCAAGCTCTATGACCGCGTCGTCGTATACGATTGCCATTCGATCCGCAGCCGCATCCCGCGGTTGTTCGACGGCGAATTGCCCGAACTCAACATCGGCACGAACGGCGGCGCGACCTGCGATCCGGCGTTGACCGAAGCCGTGGCCAAGGCGGCGAGCGCGCGCAGCCACGTCGTCGATGGCCGCTTCCGCGGCGGCTGGACGACCCGCCACTACGGCCGTCCGTTGGAGGGCATCCACGCGATCCAGCTAGAGATCGCGATCCGCGCCTATCTCGACGAACCCCCTGAGATAACACCCGAAAACTGGCCGCCGCGCTACGACCCCGACCGCGCTGCGCCCCTACGCCGCGACCTCGCCCGCATCCTGAACGCCGCGCTGAACTTCGCGAAAGGCCCCACATGA
- the hutH gene encoding histidine ammonia-lyase has translation MILTPACVSYDQWRAVYEGAAFTLDPACRAGIEESAAAVARIVARGAPVYGINTGFGKLATVRIEAHDLATLQRNIVLSHAAGVGDPMPADVVRLMMALKLMSLAQGVSGVKPATIALLEAMLEHGMTPVIPSQGSVGASGDLAPLSHLAAAMIGIGEIVRNGVAKPAAEALVDAGLAPLELGPKEGLALLNGTQFSCAYALAALFSAERLYRSALLTGVVATEAAKGSDAPFDPRIHTARGHAGQIETAAALGRMMEGSAIRASHREGDERVQDPYCLRCQPQVMGAVLDLLRQAGATLLIEANGVSDNPLVFAETDEALSGGNFHAEPVAFAADMIALALCEIGSLSERRVAMLVDPALSGLPAFLTPRPGLNSGFMIPQVTAAALVSENKQKAYPASVDSIPTSANQEDHVSMAAHGARRLIGMAANVEAVLGIELLTACQGCDFHAGLTSSTVVERVRALLRADVPTLEDDRYIAPDMAAAIAMVADGRLVACADALPGIVAA, from the coding sequence ATGATCCTTACTCCTGCCTGCGTTTCCTATGACCAATGGCGCGCGGTCTATGAAGGCGCGGCATTCACGCTCGACCCGGCGTGCCGCGCTGGCATCGAAGAAAGCGCCGCCGCCGTCGCCCGCATCGTTGCGCGCGGCGCGCCCGTATACGGCATCAACACCGGCTTCGGAAAACTCGCGACCGTCAGGATCGAGGCGCACGACCTCGCCACGCTCCAGCGTAATATCGTATTGAGCCACGCCGCGGGCGTCGGTGATCCGATGCCCGCGGACGTCGTGCGGCTGATGATGGCGCTGAAGCTGATGAGCCTCGCGCAGGGTGTCTCGGGCGTGAAACCCGCGACAATTGCATTGCTCGAAGCGATGCTCGAACATGGCATGACGCCCGTCATTCCATCGCAGGGGTCGGTCGGTGCGAGCGGCGATCTTGCGCCGTTGTCGCACCTCGCCGCGGCGATGATCGGGATCGGCGAGATCGTTCGCAATGGCGTTGCGAAGCCTGCGGCCGAGGCGTTGGTGGATGCGGGATTGGCCCCGCTCGAACTCGGCCCGAAGGAAGGGCTGGCGCTGCTCAATGGCACGCAATTCTCCTGCGCCTATGCGCTCGCCGCGCTGTTTTCGGCCGAGCGGCTGTATCGCTCCGCATTGCTCACCGGCGTCGTCGCGACCGAGGCGGCGAAGGGATCGGACGCGCCGTTCGACCCGCGCATCCACACCGCGCGCGGGCACGCCGGACAGATCGAGACCGCCGCCGCGCTTGGCCGCATGATGGAGGGATCGGCGATCCGCGCCTCTCACCGCGAGGGCGACGAACGTGTGCAGGATCCCTATTGCCTGCGCTGCCAGCCGCAGGTGATGGGCGCGGTGCTCGATCTGCTGCGGCAGGCGGGTGCGACGCTGCTGATCGAGGCGAACGGCGTGTCGGACAATCCGCTCGTCTTCGCTGAAACCGACGAGGCGCTGTCGGGCGGCAATTTCCACGCCGAGCCCGTCGCCTTCGCCGCCGACATGATCGCGCTGGCGCTGTGCGAGATCGGGAGTCTCTCCGAACGCCGCGTCGCGATGCTGGTCGATCCGGCGCTGTCGGGTCTCCCTGCGTTCCTGACCCCGCGGCCGGGTCTCAATTCGGGTTTCATGATTCCGCAGGTCACCGCCGCGGCGCTGGTCAGCGAGAACAAGCAGAAGGCGTATCCCGCCAGCGTCGATTCGATCCCGACCTCGGCCAATCAGGAGGATCACGTGTCGATGGCGGCGCACGGCGCGCGGCGGTTGATCGGGATGGCCGCGAATGTCGAGGCGGTGCTGGGGATCGAATTGCTGACCGCTTGCCAGGGGTGCGATTTCCACGCCGGCCTGACGTCGAGCACGGTGGTCGAGCGGGTGCGCGCCTTGCTCCGCGCCGATGTGCCGACGCTGGAGGACGATCGCTACATCGCGCCGGACATGGCGGCGGCGATCGCGATGGTCGCAGACGGTCGACTGGTCGCTTGCGCCGATGCGCTGCCGGGAATTGTGGCGGCGTGA
- the hutI gene encoding imidazolonepropionase — protein MRCDTIWRGARLATMASDASGIGRIEDGVIAASDGRIIYAGAAADAPALDAATVHDCAGRWITPGLIDCHTHLIHAGSRAREFAMRLDGVSYEEIARAGGGILSTMNATRAATEADLVATALPRLDALIGEGVTTVEVKSGYGLTLDDERKMLRAARALGGARDVRIATTFLGAHAVPPEYCGDADSYVDLVCDTMIPAVAAEGLADAVDAFCESIGFTPAQTDRVFAAARAHGLPVKLHAEQLSALGGASLAAKHGALSADHLEYATDDDVAAMARAGTVAVLLPGAYYFMRETKQPPVAALRAANVPIAIATDCNPGTSPLTSPLLAMNMAATCFRLTVDKALRGMTINAARALGLADEIGSLEVGKACDLAIWDVDDPAELVYRIGFNPLHARIRNAK, from the coding sequence ATGAGATGCGACACGATCTGGCGGGGCGCACGGCTTGCGACGATGGCGTCCGACGCGTCGGGAATCGGCCGAATCGAAGACGGCGTTATCGCCGCCAGCGACGGACGGATCATCTACGCCGGGGCGGCTGCCGACGCACCTGCGCTCGATGCGGCAACCGTCCACGATTGCGCGGGACGCTGGATCACGCCGGGCCTGATCGACTGCCATACGCACCTGATCCACGCCGGCAGCCGCGCGCGCGAATTCGCGATGCGGCTGGACGGCGTGTCGTATGAAGAGATCGCGCGGGCGGGCGGCGGCATCCTGTCAACGATGAACGCGACGCGCGCGGCGACCGAGGCCGACCTCGTCGCGACCGCCCTCCCGCGACTCGACGCGCTGATCGGGGAGGGCGTCACGACGGTCGAGGTGAAATCGGGCTACGGCCTGACGCTGGACGACGAACGCAAGATGCTGCGCGCGGCGCGGGCGTTGGGCGGAGCACGCGACGTTCGGATCGCGACGACCTTCCTCGGCGCACACGCGGTCCCGCCCGAATATTGCGGTGACGCCGACAGCTATGTCGATCTGGTCTGCGACACGATGATCCCCGCGGTCGCGGCGGAAGGGCTGGCCGATGCGGTCGACGCCTTCTGCGAGAGTATCGGCTTCACCCCGGCGCAGACCGATCGCGTGTTCGCGGCGGCGCGCGCGCATGGCTTGCCGGTGAAGCTCCACGCCGAACAACTGTCCGCCCTCGGCGGCGCATCGCTCGCGGCAAAACACGGCGCGCTGTCGGCCGATCACCTCGAATATGCGACCGACGACGATGTGGCCGCGATGGCGCGCGCCGGAACGGTCGCGGTGCTGCTGCCCGGCGCATATTATTTCATGCGCGAGACGAAGCAGCCGCCGGTCGCCGCGCTCCGCGCCGCCAATGTGCCGATCGCCATCGCCACCGATTGCAACCCGGGAACCTCGCCGCTGACCTCGCCGTTGCTGGCGATGAACATGGCCGCGACCTGCTTCCGCCTGACCGTAGACAAGGCCCTACGCGGCATGACGATCAACGCCGCGCGGGCGCTGGGGTTGGCTGATGAGATTGGTTCGCTGGAGGTCGGCAAGGCGTGCGACCTCGCGATCTGGGACGTCGATGACCCCGCCGAGCTGGTCTATCGCATCGGCTTCAACCCGCTCCACGCGCGCATTCGGAATGCTAAATGA
- a CDS encoding formimidoylglutamate deiminase, whose protein sequence is MSVTTLWFASALLPDGWAERVRITIADGRIAGVERDVSAAAEDESHAVALPGLPNLHSHAFQRLMAGLAEAPGAPGQDDFWGWRTLMYRLVERLTPDDVAAIAALAYVEMAEAGFTRVGEFHYLHHAPDGRGYDDLAAMAAAIATAADETGIALTLLPVFYAHSDFGGALATAQQRRFVNDLDGFARLLDASRAAVRSLPDTIVGVAPHSLRAVAPDELDRLVTLANGAPIHIHVAEQVREVERCLAWSGQRPVDWLLDHAPVDERWCLIHATHVEESELARIIASGAVVGLCPVTEANLGDGIFPAADYLARGGAFGIGTDSNVRIDAAEELRLLEYGQRLTLRRRAVLAQDGRSTGRALFDAALAGGAQALGAIGGLAVGAPADIVALAEDSATGDTILDRWIFARTRGVDAVWRGGRRIVSEGRHVHRDAIERRYAQVAARLLTA, encoded by the coding sequence ATGAGCGTGACGACATTGTGGTTTGCCAGCGCATTGCTCCCCGACGGCTGGGCCGAGCGCGTGCGCATCACGATCGCCGATGGCCGTATCGCCGGGGTCGAGCGCGACGTGAGCGCCGCGGCCGAAGACGAGAGTCACGCCGTCGCCCTGCCCGGCCTGCCCAATCTCCATTCGCACGCCTTCCAGCGGTTGATGGCGGGGCTGGCCGAAGCGCCCGGTGCGCCGGGGCAGGATGATTTCTGGGGCTGGCGGACGCTGATGTACCGGCTGGTCGAGCGGCTGACCCCCGACGACGTCGCCGCAATTGCCGCACTGGCCTATGTCGAGATGGCCGAGGCCGGGTTCACCCGCGTCGGCGAATTCCATTACCTGCACCACGCCCCCGACGGCCGCGGCTATGACGATTTGGCGGCGATGGCGGCGGCGATCGCGACGGCGGCGGACGAGACCGGCATCGCGCTGACCCTGTTGCCGGTTTTCTATGCGCACAGCGATTTCGGAGGCGCGCTGGCGACCGCGCAGCAGCGCCGCTTCGTGAACGACCTCGACGGGTTCGCGCGCCTGCTCGACGCGAGCCGCGCCGCAGTCCGGTCGCTGCCCGACACGATCGTCGGGGTCGCGCCGCATTCGCTGCGCGCGGTGGCCCCCGACGAACTGGACCGGTTGGTGACGCTGGCGAACGGCGCACCGATCCACATCCATGTCGCCGAACAGGTGCGCGAGGTGGAGCGATGCCTCGCCTGGTCGGGGCAGCGGCCGGTCGACTGGCTGCTCGATCACGCACCGGTCGATGAACGTTGGTGCCTGATCCACGCGACGCATGTCGAAGAGAGCGAACTCGCGCGGATCATCGCATCGGGCGCGGTCGTCGGGCTGTGTCCGGTGACAGAGGCGAATCTGGGCGACGGCATCTTTCCCGCCGCCGACTATCTGGCACGGGGCGGCGCGTTCGGGATCGGGACCGATTCGAACGTGCGGATCGATGCGGCGGAGGAACTGCGGCTGCTGGAATATGGCCAGCGCCTGACGCTGCGGCGTCGCGCGGTGCTGGCGCAGGATGGGCGGTCGACCGGAAGGGCACTGTTCGATGCGGCGCTGGCGGGGGGTGCGCAGGCACTCGGCGCGATCGGCGGTCTCGCGGTCGGCGCGCCCGCCGATATTGTCGCGCTCGCAGAGGATTCAGCGACCGGCGACACCATCCTCGACCGCTGGATTTTCGCACGCACGCGCGGCGTCGATGCGGTGTGGCGCGGTGGACGGCGGATCGTTAGCGAGGGACGGCACGTCCACCGCGACGCTATCGAGCGCCGCTATGCGCAAGTGGCGGCGCGGCTGCTTACGGCGTAA
- the hutC gene encoding histidine utilization repressor codes for MVLTAAAPRYAAIKRHLLDAIRDGAMRPGDRLPSEAELVAMFGVSRMTANRALRELQAEGIVTRRAGAGSFIAEPVPIGHVIEIRNIAEEIRGRGHDYHAAVVQNLALEADARTAALLEVLAGTPVFHSIIVHHEAGMPLQLEDRVVLAAVAPDYGALDFTATTPNDYLTRVAPIERVEHRVRAELPDARTRDLLDLKAGDPVLVMLRQTWSGGRIASHARLTHPGRRFELAAAFTP; via the coding sequence GTGGTTCTGACCGCTGCGGCCCCACGCTACGCCGCGATCAAGCGGCATCTGCTGGACGCGATCCGCGACGGCGCGATGCGGCCGGGTGACCGGCTGCCGTCGGAGGCCGAGCTGGTCGCCATGTTCGGCGTCTCGCGCATGACCGCGAACCGCGCGTTGCGCGAACTGCAGGCCGAGGGGATCGTCACGCGGCGCGCGGGCGCGGGATCTTTCATCGCCGAGCCGGTGCCGATCGGCCACGTCATCGAAATCCGCAACATCGCCGAGGAAATCCGCGGCCGGGGCCACGACTATCATGCGGCGGTCGTGCAGAACCTTGCGCTGGAGGCCGACGCGCGCACCGCGGCGCTGCTGGAGGTCTTGGCGGGCACGCCGGTATTCCATTCGATCATCGTCCATCACGAAGCGGGCATGCCGCTGCAACTGGAGGATCGCGTCGTGCTGGCCGCTGTCGCGCCCGATTACGGCGCGCTCGATTTCACCGCGACCACCCCGAACGACTATTTGACCCGCGTCGCGCCGATCGAGCGTGTCGAACACCGCGTCCGCGCCGAACTGCCTGATGCCCGCACGCGCGACCTGCTCGATCTGAAAGCGGGCGATCCGGTGCTGGTGATGCTGCGCCAGACGTGGAGCGGCGGGCGGATCGCCAGCCACGCGCGGCTGACGCATCCGGGGCGGCGGTTCGAGCTGGCGGCGGCGTTTACGCCGTAA
- a CDS encoding copper resistance protein B: protein MRGVLLLVGMIALAGPAVGQTMDHSTMPGMKTPAPKPPAPPADPSCPPEHAAMGHCTPAAPSGDHTAPPPGNAPAPIAPAPTYADRVWGAAAMQESRETLRREHGGGTFSQMMVDIAELQIRDGRDGFRWEGEGWFGGDIDRLVVKTEGEGSFGQRLDDAEVQALYSRAIGPYFNLQGGVRQDIRPTPSRTYAAIGVEGLAPYWFEVEAHAFVSTKGDLLGRLAASYDQRITQRLILQPRAELNFAAQDGAGLSDAELDLRLRYEIKREFAPYIGVSWASADGEDRDGLNLVFGVRAWF, encoded by the coding sequence GTGAGGGGTGTGCTGCTGCTTGTCGGCATGATCGCGCTGGCGGGCCCGGCGGTCGGGCAGACGATGGATCATTCGACCATGCCAGGCATGAAGACCCCCGCGCCGAAACCTCCTGCGCCACCCGCCGATCCTTCCTGTCCGCCCGAGCACGCCGCGATGGGGCACTGCACCCCAGCCGCTCCCAGCGGAGACCACACCGCGCCGCCCCCCGGCAACGCGCCCGCGCCCATCGCGCCTGCTCCGACCTATGCTGACCGCGTCTGGGGTGCAGCGGCGATGCAGGAATCTCGCGAGACATTGCGCCGCGAACATGGCGGCGGCACCTTTTCGCAGATGATGGTCGACATTGCCGAATTGCAGATCCGCGACGGCCGCGACGGCTTCCGCTGGGAGGGCGAGGGCTGGTTCGGCGGCGACATCGACCGACTGGTGGTGAAAACCGAAGGTGAGGGATCGTTCGGGCAGCGGCTGGACGATGCCGAGGTCCAGGCGCTCTATTCGCGCGCGATCGGGCCGTATTTCAACCTGCAGGGCGGCGTGCGGCAGGATATTCGCCCTACGCCGTCACGCACCTATGCCGCGATCGGGGTCGAGGGCCTTGCACCATACTGGTTCGAGGTCGAGGCGCACGCCTTCGTCTCGACCAAGGGCGATCTGCTCGGTCGGTTGGCCGCCAGTTACGATCAGCGCATCACCCAGCGGCTGATCCTGCAGCCGCGTGCGGAACTCAATTTCGCGGCGCAGGACGGCGCGGGCCTGAGCGATGCCGAACTCGACCTGCGGCTCCGCTACGAGATCAAGCGCGAATTCGCCCCCTATATCGGCGTGTCGTGGGCGAGCGCAGACGGCGAGGATCGCGACGGGCTGAACCTCGTCTTCGGCGTCAGGGCGTGGTTCTGA
- a CDS encoding copper resistance system multicopper oxidase, whose product MTHRIDRRGLLRGAALTAAAAPLSPAWAQIVSPGIVAPLPTEIGPDIALRIAHQMMAVDGRQTHAIGINGHAPAPLIRLREGQNVRLSVTNDLDEDSSIHWHGLLVPFQYDGVPGVSFPGIPPKSTFAYKFPVRQAGTYWYHSHSGLQEQMGHYGPIVIDPAGADPIASDREHVVMLSDHSPLHPHAIFRKLKQQGGYFNYQKQTLADQFRGEGQSGKERRDWGAMRMDPSDVADVTASTYTYLVNGHGPRDNWTALFRPGERVRLRFVNASAMTTFNVRIPGLKVTIVQADGLNVRPVTVDEFQIAVAETYDAIVEPADDRAYTLVAESIDRSGMARATLAPRAGMTAEVPPLRKRPLATMKDMGMGAMAGMAGMDHSMRDLSAAPEVKKTATVQTISPMPVDRTGEPGQGLEDVGHRVLIYRDLIAVDRNPDPRAPDRALRIHLTGNMERYMWAFDGEKLNEVKEPIAFRQDERVRVTLVNDTMMGHPIHLHGHFFELVTGHGDHAPRKHTVNVQPGGTVTFDVTTDAVGDWAFHCHVLYHMHAGMMQVVTVRPRDGTAA is encoded by the coding sequence ATGACCCACAGGATCGATCGACGCGGGTTGCTGCGCGGTGCGGCGCTCACGGCTGCCGCCGCGCCGCTGTCTCCGGCATGGGCGCAAATTGTGTCGCCCGGCATCGTCGCACCACTGCCGACCGAGATCGGCCCCGACATCGCGCTGCGCATCGCTCACCAGATGATGGCGGTCGACGGCCGGCAGACCCACGCGATCGGCATCAACGGCCACGCCCCTGCGCCGCTGATCCGGCTGCGCGAAGGGCAGAACGTGCGGTTGTCGGTGACCAACGACCTCGACGAAGATTCATCGATCCATTGGCACGGACTGCTGGTGCCGTTCCAGTACGACGGCGTGCCCGGCGTCAGCTTTCCCGGCATCCCGCCGAAATCGACCTTCGCCTATAAGTTTCCGGTCCGGCAAGCGGGGACGTACTGGTATCACAGCCATTCCGGGCTGCAGGAACAGATGGGGCATTACGGCCCGATCGTCATCGATCCCGCAGGCGCCGACCCGATCGCGTCGGACCGCGAACACGTCGTGATGCTGTCCGACCACAGCCCGCTGCATCCGCACGCGATCTTCCGGAAGCTGAAGCAGCAGGGCGGGTATTTCAACTATCAGAAGCAGACATTGGCCGACCAGTTTCGCGGCGAAGGACAATCGGGCAAGGAGCGCCGCGACTGGGGCGCGATGCGGATGGACCCGAGCGATGTCGCCGACGTGACCGCATCGACCTACACCTATCTCGTCAACGGCCACGGCCCGCGCGACAATTGGACCGCGCTGTTCCGGCCCGGCGAGCGGGTGCGCCTGCGCTTCGTCAATGCGTCCGCCATGACGACGTTCAACGTCCGCATCCCCGGCCTCAAGGTCACGATCGTCCAGGCCGACGGACTGAACGTGCGGCCGGTCACGGTCGACGAATTCCAGATCGCGGTCGCCGAGACATACGACGCGATCGTCGAACCCGCCGACGACCGCGCCTATACCCTGGTCGCCGAAAGCATCGACCGGTCGGGCATGGCGCGTGCGACCCTCGCCCCGCGCGCCGGCATGACGGCCGAGGTTCCGCCGCTACGCAAACGCCCGCTCGCGACCATGAAGGACATGGGGATGGGCGCGATGGCCGGGATGGCGGGCATGGACCATTCGATGCGCGACCTCTCCGCCGCGCCCGAGGTGAAGAAGACCGCGACCGTCCAGACGATCTCCCCCATGCCGGTCGATCGCACCGGCGAACCGGGGCAGGGGCTGGAGGACGTCGGCCACAGGGTGCTGATCTATCGCGATCTGATCGCGGTCGACCGCAACCCCGACCCGCGCGCGCCCGATCGCGCGCTGCGCATCCATCTGACCGGCAATATGGAACGCTATATGTGGGCGTTCGACGGCGAGAAACTGAACGAGGTGAAGGAGCCGATCGCCTTCCGGCAGGACGAACGCGTGCGGGTGACCTTGGTCAACGACACGATGATGGGGCACCCGATCCACCTGCACGGCCATTTCTTCGAACTGGTCACCGGCCACGGCGATCACGCCCCGCGCAAGCACACCGTCAACGTCCAGCCTGGCGGCACGGTGACCTTCGACGTCACCACCGATGCGGTCGGCGACTGGGCGTTCCACTGCCACGTGCTCTATCATATGCACGCCGGGATGATGCAGGTCGTCACGGTACGCCCGCGCGACGGGACGGCGGCGTGA